DNA from Papio anubis isolate 15944 chromosome 1, Panubis1.0, whole genome shotgun sequence:
AGTCTGAGCTACTCTGGGAGAACAGGAAGGGCCCACACAGGGGGTGCCTGGAACCACCAAGGAGCCACATGGGCCCCCAGGCCTGGGGTCAGGGAGGTTGATGGTGTGGGTTGGGGCAGCCCAGGACACCTGGACTGGCCTTGGGGCATTTCCTGAGCACTCTCAGAAGTATCTGCCCCTTCCCAGGAAGGGGGCAAAAGCCACCCTGGAGACCCCAGATGCTGGGCTCTGACTTAGAAACCACTCCACTCCTGGACTGTTAGCTTCGCTGACCTCAGAGCCCAGGCCTGAGTCCAGCTCGTCCCCATCCATGGAGGCCCCAGGATGACCTCTGACCCCTACGTTTTCCCACGGCCCTTACTTGGCAACCTGGCCTCTGGTTGGGGTCACATCCTGGACCACCAGGGGCAGGAGCGTGGTCAAGGGCACAGGGCCCCACTCCTCATCTACCTTCCTACCTGggccccctccccctctccccagcaTGGCCAGCCCACTGCCCTCCAGTGCCCTTAGTTCTGGGCCCAGGGCCAGGTCCAAATGTGCTCTGAGTCAGGGTAGGGATCACTTATTCCCTTGCCCCGCTCTCCTCCCATAGAAGATCTGGTTCTGGGGCCAGTTTACCATCTCAAGCCCAATCTGGGCAGACCCAGGTGGGGATGGTTGGGGAAGCCAGGCTCCTTCTTCTGCATGACAAAGGGTGGGGCTGCCCTCCCTCCTGGCAACACTTCAGACCATTGTAAACAGTCTCCCAATCCACATTCGCTTTCTTTTTCTGACCTCTGGCTAGCGTTGCCAGATGTGACAAATAAgggtgaggtggctcaagcctataatccgagcactttgggaggccgagacgggcggatcacgaggtcatcagattgagaccatcctggctaacatggtgaaatcccggcTCTATAAAACTAGCGAGgcggtggcgagcgcctgtagtcagctactcgggaggctgaggcaggaagaataaatGATAAACCTGGAAGGCCCGAGGAGCTTGCAGGTGGCGAGAGTcgtactgcactccaacctgggcgacagagcgagactccgtctcaaaaaaagaaaaaagataaaagaaattaaaatataggaCTCTGGTGAAATTTGAATGTCAGGTagacaatgaataattttttagtataattatCTCCCAAATAGTGTCTTGTATTTTATCTGGTAGCCCTACCCCTGGCTGATCACCCAATTGTTTTATTTCCCCAGCAAAACTCTTTAACCAGATCACAAATCCACATTCAGGATAGAGGTCCTCTGTCTTGGGGGATtgtccccctgccccagcctAGACCTGATCACCTGGATTGAGACCACCTGACTCCCTTTAGGGCATAGGTCAAAACTAGGCTGTAAATAATTTGAGTGTGCCAAGAACTTTGTGAATTGCAAGACCTGACTTTAGATGGACATTGATCATTAACTTTGTGAGCTTCAGGAAGTTGacacatctctgagcctcagttttttttcaGCTCAAAAATTGggagaggttgccatgagctgagactcagccattgcactccagcctgggcaacaagaatgaaactctgcctcaaaaggaaaaaaaaactggggGAGAAGGTAGCCTGGATATTCCTTTCAACTCTAAACTTTAATTCTGTGAACAGCAGGGATGAGGGAGAGGATGAGGCTCCTTCCTTATTGGACAAAACCCCATTGGTACTAAATGCTCCCAGGCTCCCTTGCCTAGGAAGGTATCCCCAGAACAGTGGGAAGTCTGGTTTCACAACTGGGGACCACCAGCTCAGGATCTCATGAGGCCCCAGGACCCTCTGAGCAGGGGCCCAGATGCTCATCCCTGCAGGCCAGATTGGCCCTTACATTGCCCAAGTCATTCTCGTTCCTGTCGATTGGTTGGTGGCAGCAAGGAACAAGCCTCTAGGTCCACTTACCAGCAACTGGGGGAACTGAGCCTTTTCAGAGAATGAGAGCCCCATGTCTACTCTAGGAAATGAGCTTTTTAATTTAACTGGTCAGGCCTCAACCCACATTAGGGGTTCACGACCATTGTACAGACAGCCGTAGCCAGCTGTTCACAGCCCAGACAGACTTGTCCTATCTAGAcagcccctcctcccagctctgGGACCTGTCTGGCTGTGAGCTCCCAGGAGGTCCCAGGGGTGtgacctccctccctccttccctctccactccttgcctcctccctccaccccaggcTATAAAGCTGCCCAGGCTTGGCTCTCAGCACATCCAGCTGCCTAAGACCCTCCTTCAGCCATCTCGAGGGACATTCCCATTCTGCCCACCGCTCCTTCCAGGCAGTGCCATGCGacccctgtggctctgctggGCACTCTGGGTGCTGCCCCTGGCCGGCCCCGGGACGGCCCTGACTGGGGAGCAGCTCCTGGGCAGCctgctgcagcagctgcagcTCAGCGAGGCTCCGGTACTGGACAGGGCCGACATGGAGGAGCTGGTCATCCCCGCCCACGTGAGGGCCCAATACGTGACCCTGCTGCAGCGCAGCCACAGGGACCGCTCCCGCGGCAAGAGGTTCAGCCAGAGCTTCCGAGGTGaggccctccctccctgctgcccctGGTCCCATGGGGCAGGTCAGATGTGTCCACTCCGGTGGCGTCAAAAGCTCCTGGCCTTGCAGAGGTCTGTGGGAGGCTGGGTGAGGGCCACAGTCTAAAGGGCAGTGAGGTAGGGCTGGGCCTGTGAGGATGGCGGGGCCTCAGCATGCAGTGGTGGACACAGTCAGGACTCCCGgggtctgttttcatactgccaCTCTGGTCTGAGCTCTACTTGGAGCATATTGCTTTAAAATCATCTCACAACCATTCCCTTATGTGGAACTGGGGTATAACTATGTCTTGCCCGCCTTCCAGCATTGTGAACATCAAAATGAGTCATTGTAAATAGAAGCGCGTTTGGGTAACTGGAAAATACTGCACTTAAGTAGACTACCTGGGTTATACCTGGCTGTCAGGGGTGCAGCCTCTCACCTCCCTAGCTCCTCAGTGCGCAGAGCTAGACCCAAGGCCAGGCACCTGGGTGAGGATTCTGCTCCCAGCATCTCAGTTGAGGCAAACTTGCTAGCCCAGGGTCCCACAGGCGCCCCTGCATGCTGGATTGAGATGATTACTAAACAAGGCCCAAATCCAAGGGAGATTTTTAAACTGGGTTTGCCCCAGAGATAGAACAGGGGCCGGTGTCTCCTTGGCCTGGCTGCCAGCTCATTGTCCCTGCCATCCTCAGAGTTTCCCCGGAGTCCAGGGAGGCCCTGCTGACCCTGCTCTTGTCCCCAGAGGTGGCCGGCAGGTTCCTGGCGTCGGAGGCCAGCACCCACCTGCTGGTGTTCGGCATGGAGCAGCGGCTGCCGCCCAACAGCGAGCTGGTGCAGGCCGTACTGCGGCTCTTCCAGGAGCCGGTCCCCAAGGCCACGCTGCACAGGCACGGGCGGCTGTCCCCGCGCAGCGCCCGGGCCCGGGTGACCGTCGAGTGGCTTCGCGTCCGCGACGACGGCTCCAACCGCACTTCTCTCATCGACTCCAGGTGGGGGTCGCGCGGGCGcgcagggcagggggagggggctgCTCGGCCTGGTTTGGGGGCGGGGACGCGGGGGGCGGAGCGGGGTCCTCCGGGCCAGTCCCAGTCCCCGCCCTCACGCGGCGCTGGGTCTCTGTGTCGTGTCTCAGGCTGGTGTCCGTCCACGAGAGCGGCTGGAAGGTCTTCGACGTGACCGAGGCCGTGAACTTCTGGCAGCAGCTGAGCCGGCCCCGGCAGCCGCTGCTGCTACAGGTGTCGGTGCAGAGGGAGCATCCGGGCCCACTGGCGTCCGGCGCCCACAAGCTGGTCCGCTTTGCCTCGCAGGGGGCGCCGGCCGGGCTTGGGGAGCCCCAGCTGGAGCTGCACACCCTGGACCTCGGAGACTACGGGTAGGTGCTGAGGGTTAAACTGGTGAGCCGaataaagagacagagaggcaattagatttgttttgaaatggacaACTTTTCAGAGTGCTTTGGGAATGAATGAGACAGCGTATACAATTCTTCCTCTGACTCTTAGGAGGTCTTCAGTAAATATCAGTTATTAATTTTCAAGTTATTTGTAGCTGTCTATCCTATATCACAAACATCCAGCTTTTTGAAGTTGAGAGATGGATCATAAATCTCCATCCCAGATGccctctgacctcagccttcccagctgACTGCTGACCCTGCTCTCTTTGCCCACACAGAGCTCAGGGCGACTGTGACCCTGAAGCACCAGTGACCGAGGGCACCCGTTGCTGCCGCCAGGAGATGTACATTGACCTGCAGGGGATGAAGTGGGCCGATAACTGGGTGCTGGAGCCCCCGGGCTTCCTGGCTTATGAGTGTGTGGGCACCTGCCAGCAGCCCCCGGAGGCCCTGGCCTTCAAGTGGCCGTTTCTGGGGCCACGACAGTGCATCGCCTCGGAGACTGCCTCGCTGCCCATGATCGTCAGCATcaaggagggaggcaggaccAGGCCCCAGGTggtcagcctgcccaacatgaggGTGCAGAAGTGCAGCTGTGCCTCGGATGGGGCACTCGTGCCAAGGGGACTCCAGCCGTAGGCGCCTGGTGTAGCCACCGAGGGACTTGACTTGTGTGTGTTTCTGAAGTGTTCTAGGGTACCAGGAGAGCTGGTGATGACTGAATTGCTGATGGACAAATGCTCTGTGCTCTCTAGTGAGCCCTGAATTTGCTTCCCTTGACAAGTTACCTCACCTAGTTTGTGCTTCTCAGGAATGAGAGTCCTTGGCCACTGGGGAGCCCTTGCTCAGTTTTCTCTATTCTTATTATTCGCTGCACTATATTCTAAGCACTTACATGTGGAGATACTGTAACCTGAGGGCAGAAACCCCAATGTGTCATTGTTTACTTGTCCTGTCACTGGATCTGGGCTAAACTCCTCCACCACTATGGACCTAAGACTTGGGGTTAAGTGTGGGTTGTGCAACCCCAATTCAGATAATAAAGACTTtgtaaaacatgaataaaacacattttattctgtaattttgtaattttctattttattttaattaattatttttgagacggagtcttgctctgtcacccaggctggagtgcagtggccgaatctcaactcactgcagcctccgccttccaggttcaagcgattctcattcctcagcatcttgaataactgggattacaggcatgtgccaccatgccaggctaattttttgtatttttagtagagatggggttttgccatgttgcccacacttgtctggaactcctgacctcaagtcattcggcagcctcagcctcccaaagtgctgggattacaggcatgacctacTGCGCCGGgctgtaattttccattttaatcaaAGCTCTGCAAATTGAGGAAGGAGCAGAAAGTTCTACAGAGATTAGGTCAACCTAATCGTAAACTAAGGAAAGAGCTTGAGTTGGCCAAGATTTGGTAAAGATCTTGGTTAAGTAATACAGGAAACTAGGATTAAAATGCTTTCAGGGCCAGCaccatggctcactcctgtaatcgcagcactttgggaggccgaggtgggcggatcacttgaggccaggagttcaagaccagcctggccaacatggcgagactgcgtttctattaaaaatacaaaaattagctgggcatggtggtgtgcgcttgtaattccagctgctcgggaagttgaggcatgagaatcacttaaacccaggaggcggaagttgcagtgagctgagatcacaccactgtactccagcctgggcaacagagcaagattctgtctcaaaaataaaataaaataaaataaaagtaaaatgcattcTGATTCTAGTATCTGTGGTGCCTGTCCTCTCAGAATTGATACAGAAATCTTTCTGTTCTTGACACTTTGACTTTCCTGGGCATAGTGATTGGGCTTTATTTCAATCCTACTTGCATCATAATAAAACCTGTGATCAAAATAATCATCTatatttagagaagaaaataaagctccAGAGGATCTGGAATTTATAGCTATAAGAGCTGTgcaactgggcgcggtggctcacgtttgtaatcctgaggatcacctgaggttgagagtttgagaccagcctgaccaacatggagaaaccccgtctctactaaaagtacaaaattagccgggtgtggtggcacatgcctgtaatcccagctactcaggaggctgaggcaggagaatcacttgaagccaggaagtagaggttgcagtgagccgagatcacaccactgcactacagcctgagcgacagagcgagactctgtctcaataagttaattaattaattaattaaaaatttaaaaataaaacagattttacaaACACTTCACACAACTGACATAACAAAGGTTGTGCCTATCTCAACTCACATTCCGATCCATCAAGGCCTTCTCTTGATTTTGAAATAACCTTAACCTACTCAAGAACAAATTTAGaaatcctttctttctctgaaatcttTGTCAGTGGCTCCAGCATTCTAATTACCAAGACCGGAACCTTGCACTTGCCTGGACCCTGCCCCAATGAATGGTGCCCCCACAGACCAGACATGTGGGGGCACCATTCAttgaggcagggaagggaggaggacagGCAGGTGCGGGAGTGGGGAGTGGAAAGAAGATTGGACAGGGACAGTCTCAGGAGCCAACGAGGAGTCCAGGGGCCACACCCAGGACTCTGCAGATGGTCAGATGTGGAGGTAAGAGAGTGGGGAGGGGATGGCCAGGCCCAGCTTTGGAGGGACAAGGGCAGAGATGATACTGGGTGGAGGTGGGCACAGAGGAAAAACCCTGGGAAATAACTAGTGGATAGAGGTttggggagagaaggggaagcCAGATGGGACAGAAAAGAACTGAGAGAGGCAGGAAAAGACCCTCCCCACCCGACCCCTGAACAGCCACAGACTGGCGCTAGAATCAGGGACAAGGAGGtaatgaggaattttttttttttttttttttttttggagacggagtttcactcttgttgcccaggctggagttcaatggcgcgatctcgggtcactgtacctccgcctcccaggttcaagcgattctcctgcctcatcctccctagtagctgggattacaggcatgtgccaccacgcctggctaattttgtatttttagtagagacggggtttctccacgctggtcaggctggtctcaaactcccgacctcaggtgatccgcccgcctcggcctcccaaagtgctggtattacagtcatgagccacggcgcccggccgtaAGAAGGATGTTTTTATACCGTTACAGAAAAAGATGAAAGCTCAGAAATGGAAGAGGTCGGAGAACCCGCAAAGCCGTGCACGTGGGGTGAGGACTGCTCAGAACTCAGAGAGGTTTGGTGCTAGAAAGGACCTGAGAGGAAGCTTTGGTCCAACCACTCGTTTCACAGATAGGGAAACAGGGGCCTGCGGATGGGCTGCTTTGCTCCTTGATTCCCAGGGCGCGCTGTCCTCCCCGAACCCAGCCTCGCTTCCTGCGCAGCGCCCAGCAGTCCCTGGCGCGGCGGGCCGGCCCTGCTCTTGCGAGCTTGCGGTCCAGTTGTAGAGGCCACCGGCTTCCTGGAAACATCTGGCTCCGGACCGGGAGGCATGCCGCGCTCTCGGAGCTGGGCTGGAGTAGGTGCCCTTGGCGGCCCTGGCTCTGGCAGTAATGGACTTGGCCCTAGGGAGCGATGGAAATGCTGCGACCCGCCCCCACATTTTTGCCCGAACGAAGACCCTCCGGGCTTTCACGGTCCGGCCTTCTACAGCGGCGGGGGAGCCGCGGCCTCTCGCAGGGCGCTCCGCGCGGTCCCCGACTGCCCGGAGCCGAGGTGCAGGCTGAATCCTGTTGAGCTCTCCATGCTACCACCCCGCCACCTCCACCCTCCCGGGGCGGGTCTAAGAGCTCTTCGGGGAAATTCAAAGCACCACAGGGACCAACGTTTGCAGATGCTCTCCCTGCGCTGCGACCACCCTGTGCTTGGCCCAGGTCTCCCGGAGGCGTCCAGGCGTGCAGGGGGACGGAAGAGGGTGCACCCCAACGGATCCCTTCTCGGCCTCTGGACTTGAGCTGGCCGGTCCGGGGCTTGCAGACCTCCGGGAGGACCTGCGGGGCTAAGCGACGATCgggaggccaggccagggcaGAGGACCGCCGAGGGCCACCGCGGAAGGCGCAGTCGGCTGCGTCCAGGCTCGCGCCGGCGCGGGCGAAGGCTCCAAATTGGGCAAGCTGTGGACGCAGCTCTGCGCATGTGCAGGAGGCGCCCGAGTTTCACTTTGTAACTTTTAAGTGGTCGGAACACGCCCCGCCCGGCTGGGTCCCGCCAGAGACGACGCCGCCGCCGCAGGTACAGGGGACAGGGGACGTGAAGGGGGGAATGCACCCTCCACCTTTCTCGGGACGTGCGGGGCCGGGTACACGTCGGGGTGCTCCCCAAGTGTCCGGTTCCGGGACGGCTCCCAGCCTCCGCAGACACCGAAGCCCCCGACCCCAAGCAGGGGTTGACGACGCCGGattgggtgggaggagagggtcAGGGCAGGGGTGGCCGCGCCCCCATTCCAGCCCTGCGTTCCTCGGGACTTC
Protein-coding regions in this window:
- the LOC101011710 gene encoding left-right determination factor 1 is translated as MRPLWLCWALWVLPLAGPGTALTGEQLLGSLLQQLQLSEAPVLDRADMEELVIPAHVRAQYVTLLQRSHRDRSRGKRFSQSFREVAGRFLASEASTHLLVFGMEQRLPPNSELVQAVLRLFQEPVPKATLHRHGRLSPRSARARVTVEWLRVRDDGSNRTSLIDSRLVSVHESGWKVFDVTEAVNFWQQLSRPRQPLLLQVSVQREHPGPLASGAHKLVRFASQGAPAGLGEPQLELHTLDLGDYGAQGDCDPEAPVTEGTRCCRQEMYIDLQGMKWADNWVLEPPGFLAYECVGTCQQPPEALAFKWPFLGPRQCIASETASLPMIVSIKEGGRTRPQVVSLPNMRVQKCSCASDGALVPRGLQP